The genome window CAGTGAAATCCCCCCCAGCGCAGAGCCTTCCGGAACGCCGGAACTCACTCCAACCCTGGAAGTCACCCCCACCCTGGAGATGACCCCGACCATTGAACCCACAGAAGAAGGAAACCGCGCAGGGTGTGAAACAACAGACAAACAACATCCGGAAGGACTGCGCCTTGCTGAACGCTATGGCGTGCCTTACGAAGAAATTATGGATTGGTTCTGCAAAGGATACGGATTTGGCGAAATTGATCTGGCGTACGAAATGTCTGCCCAAAGCGGTATCCCTGTAACCGACATCTTTGCCCTGCGTGAAAGCGGCATGGGCTGGGGAAATATCAAGAAATCTGTTGAAGCCACAGCAACACCCGAGCCCAAAGTGAAACCCGAAAAGACGCCCAAGCCTAAAAACACGCCACCCGGAAAGAAGCCAAAGCCCTAACCGGTAGAAAGAGGGGAAACTCCGGTTATAATACTCAGCAGTCTGGAGGCACCAGACTGCTGGGTGCATTTTTAAGAGGGAAAGCCATCATGCCCGTTCTGAAATTTTCCCGCGTGGTTGAATTGTCGCATCCCATTCATCCGGAGATCCCCCAATGGCAGGGAGATCCCCCCGTGATCTTCACCCCACACACGGATATTCCTTCTTCAGGATATTTCCTGCGCGCCTTCTCCATGGGTGAACACAGCGGGACGCATCTGAATGCACCTGCCAGTTTCATCACCGGCGGACGCGGGGTGGATGAAATTCCAGCCGGTCAATTGCTCCTGCCTGCGGTGGTCATCTCCATCACCGAGAAAGCCCGGGCAAACCCGGATTATGCACTCTCCCTTGAGGATATTACACGGTGGGAACAACACCACGGAGAAATTCCCGCAGGCGCACTGGTGCTGTTGCATACCGGCTGGTCACAATTCTGGAACGACCCACAACGCTACTATGGTTTGGATGAGCAACACAACACGCATTTCCCGGGATTTGACACACAATGCGCCCGTTTCCTCATGACCCAACGAGGAGCGGCAGGACTGGGTTGTGATACGCCGGGTGTAGAACCCGCCTGGGACATCCATTTCAGCGTCAATCGTTGTATTGCCGAGCATGACGGGCTGGCGCTGGAAAACCTCACCAACCTGCAAGAATTGCCACCCATTGGCGCCTGGGTGTTCATCGGGCGACTGGCTCTCAAAGACGGAAGCGGTTCTCCGATTTGTGTGCTGGGACTGACCCCTTGAAACTACAGGTAATCTGCCGTTTCTTCGCGGCGATGCGCCTGCTTCTGAGCATACATTGCCGTGTCGGCGCGCCGGTAAGTCTCCAGCAAAGGTTCGCCCGGTTGAGACACCGCCAGTCCCATAGACACACGAACCATGCGTGCTACAGGATTCTGAGGATCGAGCATGGATTGAAGCGACTCTTGAATACGTTGCATCACCGCTTCGCCGGCGGACTCATCTGCACCATTCAGAATCACCACAAACTCATCTCCCCCTATCCGTGCTGCCATGTCTTCCGAGCGCACACTGGCTTGAATGGCTTGCGCTACCAGGCGGATGTACTCATCCCCGCTGGTATGTCCAAAGGTGTCATTGACCCGCTTCAGATGGTCTAAATCCAGGACAATCAGACATACCGGCATCGTGTGCGGCGCGCGGTAACCGATGCGCTCTTCAAAGACCCGACGGTTGTATAACCCGGTGAGGGTATCGCGGGTATTTTGATGTACCAGCAGTGTTTCAATGCGCCGCCGTTCAGTCAGTTCATCATTGAGGGAGGCGTACAACAGGGCAAGTTCAATCACCTGAAGCACCCCGCTGGCAACCACCTCCAGGGTTTGAATCTCCACTGGCTCAAAGGGTTGATGCCTGCCTCTCCCTACTACCAGAAAGGCTTCTGCCGCTCCCGCTGGAGTCTGACGAAGAAGTAACAGATGTTCCACCTGTAAGTTCACCAGTTCGCTCAGGAATGGAGGCTGGCTGTCCAGCCTTGAAATGGCAATGGAACTCACCCGGTTATGGTTTCCATGAAAGACGCGGAACAACGCGTCCGATTGTTGATCCATGCGTTCCATGAGCGAGGCTTCCCCCTGGAGAAAAGCGCCTCTGACCTGCAATCGCGCGTTGGAATGCTCCCGAATCAACAACAGGGTCAGCGAGGCATTCAACGCCTGTGCCAGCACCCGGCACATTTCCTCCAGCATGTTCTCGGGGTTATGTACGTTCAGTAAGCGATTTAACAATTCCAGACGTTGAAGGTTCAAACGCAATTCCTGTTCGGTTTGACGGCGTTCGGCAATCTCGCGTTCCAGTTCTGCCGTGCGCACTTTCACCCGTTCTTCCAATTGCTCTGCCATGCGCTGAAGTTCCAGCATGGCATGTTTGCGACGCGCAGTTTCCAGTTCCAGGGCCTGATGGCGTTCTTCCAGTTGCGCTTCGCGTTCTTGAATCTGCTGGAACATGGTTTGGAAAGCGCTGGCAAGATCGCCCAGTTCATCTTCTCTGTCCAGATTCAAATTAATGTTGCACTCTCCACGCTCCATCTGCCCAATGGCCTGACGGAGATTGGACAGAGGAGTGAAAATCAATAATTTCAAATACCATCTGCTCCAAAAAGCAATTCCAATGATAAACATCAGAATTCCGACTCCCAGAACAAACACCGCTTGCCAAGAAGCCGAACGTACCCTGGAGAAAGGAACTTCAGAGAATACAATCCACGAAGTCTCTCCCACAGGCGCAGCCACCAAGAGGACTTCCTCTCCACGCAGACCGGTAACTCTACCACTCCACCCCACAGCACCTTTCAGGTTTAAGCCCACGTAAAGAGGCTTTTCACGAATAGAAACCCGAATCCAATCCAGGTCAGGATGCACCAGAATCTCGCCGTTCTGGTCGACAATCCAGGTGTTAACCAACGGGTCAGATGAGTAAGGTTTGACCCCATGCTGTAAGGTATCCAGGGAAATCACTCCGGCAAGCACTCCCCCGCGCTCACCCGGAAGCGCCATTAACAAGATGAAGCCCTCATTTTCCACAGGTTGAGCACCACTGAGATAACGCTCTCCCCGCAGAGCGGTCTGAAACCAGAGCGACTGACGAACGGTAAAGAGATTGCCCATGATGGGCGCACCGGAAGCCTCATGGAGAATCACCCTGCCGGCTTCATCCACCCAGACAATTTCCTTAAACGCTGTGTACTCTTTCAAAATTTGTTGTGCGGCAGCAAAGGTATGTTCATCCTGGGGATTTAAGACAGAGAGAGTCCTTAACGCTCGTTCATACACTCTTAAATAGGATTCGATATTTGAGACTGCCTGTCTGTTAATATCCTGAAGGTGCGCGCTCCATAAACTTTCCTGATGCATGCGCAGGAAGGTATATATCAGATACCCCATCACCACAAACACAACCAGCAACAGCGTTCCCAGCCACGCCATCATTTGCAGGCGGAGGGAACGATAGAAAGGGGGAGGTAAGACTCTTAAGCGCATTCGTTTACCTCATGGGGTGTCTATATACCGCTGCCAGAGTTCGTCGTGGAAACTTTCCCCCTGTGGGGAGAGCGGTAATATCATCTCAGAACGTTCAAGAATGGTATTGTCAGGGAAAATGAGAGGATTCTGACGAACCTGCGGAGCAATCAACTCCCACGCCGCGACGTTTGGGGTGGCGTAATGATTGAAATCGGCAATTTCAGCCGCAATTTCAGGACGCATGAGGTAATTCAGGAACAACTCAGCCGCATCCTGATCAGCACATGAACGCGGAATGACAAAACTTTCATACCATAACAACGCGCCTTCTTCAGGAAGCACCATCGTGACTTCACCAGTTTGCTGCTCCGCCTCCACCCAATCGTAAGCAAATGCCATGGCAAGAGGTGTTTCCCCTTCCAGCACCAGTTCCAGCGGAGAGGTCAAGCCCAAATCTTCAATAAACACTGCCCGCTGTTTCAACTCCGCCAAACGTTGAAAGGCTTGTTCCAGTTCTACCGGGTTTTCGGTATTCACCGAATACCCGAGGGATTTCAGCGCTATGCCTGCCAGTTCCCGTTTTTCCCCACGATACAGGGCAACCTGGGGAGTAAGGGTAATATCCCATAAATCGCTCCAGCGGCTTACCGGGCGGGGGAGCAAATCGATGCGCACCAGTAAGCCGGTAATACCCCAGTTGTACGGAATGGAGTAATGATTTTCCGGGTCAAAAACCAGAAAACGAAAGTCTGCCGAAATATTCTTGTAGTTGGGCAGGCGATCCTGCCGAAGAGGAAGCAACAGTCCTGCTTCCTTCAGAGCAGGGATATAACGCACATCCAGATTAGCAACATCCACCCGCTCTCCTGCACGAATCACCGACACGGCTTCTTCGAGAGAATCATAGGTGCGATAATGCACCTTCACCCCATGTTCCTGTTCAAATTTTTGCAACACAGTCAGGGGAAGATCATTTTCCCAGTTTAAAAAAAACCAATTCCCGTTGGGAAGGCTGGGAATGGACAGGCGAGGGAGTGCATCCCGACAAAAACAAAACAATCAGTAAGACTCTACTCAGTCTTCTGAACGTTTCAAGCCACACTTCTAATATCTCCCCCATCGCCCCTCCCCCGCACAAAACCAACCCCGAATAAACAGGCATTCGTGGTTGGATTATTTTTATTTTACCCTAATCTCACCTGAAACGGTTTGTTTCTTAACCCGAAAATGAATGGAAAAATTCCCCCAAATGACCGTCACGAAGGAAGAGCGTATCATAATCCGGAACTACCGCCAGAACGCCCGGCAGAGTCATCAGGTGCTCCGGTGGGTATGTGGTGGAAAGGGCAATACTCGCCATGCCCGCGCGATGGGCGGCTTCCAGCCCCAGCGGAGAGTCTTCAAACACAAGCCCTTCCGAAGGATGAATGGACAGCCGCTCGGCGGCTTTGAGGAAAATTTCCGGATGCGGTTTCCCCTGCGTCACCTGATCGCCGGTGACCAGTACGTCAAAATATGATTCAATATCCAGCCCTTCCAGTACAAAACGGGCATTTTCCACGCCTGCGCTGGTGGCTAAAGCGATCCGGATACCTTTCTGCTTTGCCCGAGCCAGCAAGCGGGTCAGGCCGGGCACTTCTCTCATCAGCGGGCGAAAACGAGAGCGATAAAGGGCTTCTTTTTGTTTTCCAAGTGCACGAATCTCCTCATCGCTCAAATCAGGATTGACAAAATCGCGCAGGATGTCGGCATTTGTTCTACCGACTGCCCGCTGTAGAAACTCTTTTTCGTCCAGTTTTACTCCTAAAGAGTGTAAAAACTCCCGCCAAATCTCGATGTGGAACGCCATGTTGTCCAGCAGGGTTCCATCCATGTCAAAAATAAAGGCTTTCCAGTTCATGCGCCCGATTATACCCCGCTTTTAAGGCAGGAACTTTGGCTTTATCACGGACGTCTTTAAACCTGTATAATCGAGATAAAGAATCACTTCCTTTCAAAAACGTCCTTTAACCTGCCACAGAAAAGAAAGAAGGAACAGTATGGTTTCCTCATCTCTTCGCCCGAAATCTCCGTTTTTTGTGCTGATTTCTGTGATTCTGCTGGTGAGCATGGCATGTTCCCTGCCGGCATGGCTTCCGGGGCAGACCCAACCCACCCCAACAGAAGCCTCACCCACACAACCTCCCGCTCCCATTCAAAGCGATAAACCGCGTTTACAGGAAGATTTACCCCCCACAATTGTTGAAACCGACCCTTTTATCGGCAGTGAGATTGCCCCCAATTCCAGTTTGACCTTTTATTTCAACCAGCCCATGGAACGTCTGAGCGTGGAAGGGGCTTTCCGCGGCAGTCCGCCGCTGGCAGGACGCTTCGAGTGGCTGGATGACGCCACCGTGCGCTTCATCCCCGACCAGCCCTGGGCACCAGGCACAGAAATTGAAATTACCTTGGAAACCAGCGCCCGTGCCGCCAACGGTAAAGCCCTGCAAGAAACTATCAGCCTGCGTTACCGCGTCGCCACCGCGCTGAAAGTCGCAGAACGCATCCCCGCCCCTAACTCCGAAGACATTCGCCCCGACTCTGCCATCGTGGTGACCTTTAACCGTCCGATTGTTCCCCTTGGCGCCGACCCAGCCGGTCTGCCCGCCGCCTTTACCCTCTCCCCGATTGCCGAAGGGCGCGGAGAATGGCTCAATACCAGCACATACATCTTCTACCCAGAGCCGGCACTGCAAGGCGGGCAGACCTACACCGTACAAATCAATCCTGACTTGCAAAGCATTGAAGGTCTGCCTCTGGAACTGAACAACCTGCAGCCCGCCGAGTGGCAATTCACTACCGCCCTGCCCAGGGTTATCTCGATTACCTACCCGCGAAATCCCGATACCGAACAGTTGGAACTGCAAGGTGAAATAACCCTCACCTTCAACCAGCCCATGGATACAGCCAGCGTTGCCGAGAACCTGCGCCTGCTGGACCCTCAAAGCAATCCCGTGTCTGGCAAAGTGGAATGGAACGAAGAAAAAACGGTCTTCACATTCAAACCTGATCAATGGCTCTCCCGCAATGCGGTGTACACCCTGACCCTGGCTTCTGAAACCCGCTCTCGGGGCGGGCAGCCGCTGGGAAGTCCTTACACGCTTTCGATGCTCACCCTGCAAGATTTTGCGCTCAGCACCACCAGACCTGCTCCGGGAGATCTGATGAACATCAACTACGGGTATGGTTATGGGACGCTTACCTTTACTTCGCCGCTTGACCCTGAGCAAGACCTGAAAAAACTCATTCGCTTCGATCCGCCGGTTACCTCGCTGGACATACACTATGAGAGTAAATATTCGATAGGATACTTCGGAATCTTTTCCCCATCCACCACTTATACCATTTTTGTGGATAGCAATCTGCGCGACCGCTACGGGCAGGTGCTGGGCACGCCGCTGGCTTTGAAAATGACCACCAACAAACTGCCTCCCTCATTGATTCTGGAAGCCCCAGCAGATTATTCGCAGATAGTCTTTTTACCGGCAGGGAATCCGGTTACCCCTGCCCGGGTCACCGGGTTATCTTCGGTGCGGTTTTCGTTCACCGAATTGAGCGTAGACGAGTTCATGACCTCCATGGTCCTCGGTGAAGCCCCCTCGTATAAACAAAGGCGTTCCTTTACCCGCACCTTTGATGTAGCGCCAAACCAGAGCCAGCGGGTCAACCTGAACGTTTCACCCGATGGCAACCCCCTTCCACCCGGCATTTACTGGTTGTTCTCTGCGGCGCCGGGAGCAGATCAAAGCGCTTCTTCGAATTACTATCTCATCAGTTCACGCATCCATCTGACGCTGAAAGTCAGCCCCGATCAGGCACATCTCTGGGCGGTGAGTTTGCCGGACGAGAGCCCGGTAGCCGGGTTACGGATTTCTATCGGGCAGGCATCCCAGAACGAATGGACAAATCTGGGAGAATGCACCACCGACGCTCAGGGAATTTGCACCGTGGACTTACCTTACTTTGAAGAGCCTCCCTCGTATTTGTTCGCTACCAGCGGTAGCCCGGGAAGCGCCGATTTTTCCATAGCCACCACAGAGATGCGCGCCGCGGTACCTCCATGGGAAGCGGGTATTTCGCAGGCATACTACGCACGCCGGGAATTTGTCTATCTCTACACCGACCGCCCCATTTACCGCCCCGGGCAAACGGTGTATTTCAAGGGTATCTTCCGCTATCAGAACGATTACCGCTACACCCTGCCTGAACCCGGCGAAGTAGAAGTGCAACTGCTTTCTCCCTACGATGGTTTGGGAACGCGCTCCCCGGCTTCGACCATGCGGTTAACCCTCAGCCCTAACGGCACCCTGAGCGGAGAGTTTAACCTGCCGGATGATGCGCTAGAGGGCTGGTATTCCATTGAGATTCCGGAATGGAAAGCCAGCAAGTCCTTCCAGGTAGCTTACTACCGCAAACCGCTGTTTGAACTTACCCTGAGCCCGCAAAGCCCGGAAATTCTGCTGGGGGAAGATTTCCTCACCACCCTCTCCGCCACATATTATTTTGGTGCGCCGGTATCGGATCTGGAATTCCGCTGGACCTTGAAAGCCATCTCCGAAATGTCTTACCTGCCCGGCGGCTACCATGCAGGCTCATACGATGCAGGCTGGTTGCGCATGTACAAAGGCGTCATGTATCCGTTTACGTACATTGCAGATGGTTCCGGTACTACCGGCAAAAACGGCACGGCGCAAATTCGTGTGACGCCGGAGCAATTTGCCCAACTGAACCCCACGCAGCGCCACCGCCTGATTCTGGAAGTGTACATGAGCGACGAGAGTCAGTTGCGCCTGAGCGCACAGACTGAGGTTGTCCTGCACCCGGAGCCTTTCGAAATTGGCGCCAAACCTGAAGCGTGGAGCGTGCGCGCCAGTGAACCAGCGGGCTTTTCCATCCTGACAGTGGACTGGGAAGGCAACCCAACCGGTAACCTTGATCTCTCGGCAGTCTTCAGCCGGGTAGAATGGCAGGCGGTGGAAAGCAACGCGCCGTATGGACGTCCGGAGTACGAGCGCATTCTCACTCCCGTGGCACGCACCGACCTGCGCACCGATGAGAAAGGCAGAGCACGGGTGGAATTCACCCCCTTGGAAGCCGGCATCTACATGCTTACTCTGCAAGGCGGGCACGCCCTCACCGAGGTGATGATCTGGGTGAGCGGAGCAGGCGCGCCTCTCTCCAGTCCCAGCCCGGATCGGGGAATTCCCATTGACAAAGACGCCCGGGAATATACCCCCGGAGATAACGCCGTGCTGAGCATTCCCAACCCCTTTAATGAGGATACACTGGCATTGATTACCGTCGAGCGCGGGCGGGTGCTGCGTTCGTACGTGGTGAGACTAGAGTCTGGAATTGCCACCTTCAGACTGCCCATCGAAGAGCGCGATGCCCCCAAAGTGTTTGCCTCGGTCATCCTGCTGGGACGTACCTCCGACGGACAGCCAGATTACCGCGCTGGCTATGTCGAGATTCCGGTGAAACCCAATGCCCTGTTGTTGAATGTGGAAATTGGCTTGCCTCCCTCTCCGGTTGCACCGGGACAGGAGGTGACCCTGGAAGTAAAACTGAGCGACTCTGAAGGCATACCGGTACAGGGAGAGTTCTCTCTGGCAATGGTGGATAAAGCGGTGCTGGCGCTCAGCCCGGAAAAAGAGCCCACCATTGAGGAGATGTTCTACGGGGAAGTCTATCTGTTGGTCAGAACCCACCTGCCACTGGCACATTTCATCCCGCATCAAA of Anaerolinea thermophila UNI-1 contains these proteins:
- a CDS encoding Ig-like domain-containing protein, yielding MVSSSLRPKSPFFVLISVILLVSMACSLPAWLPGQTQPTPTEASPTQPPAPIQSDKPRLQEDLPPTIVETDPFIGSEIAPNSSLTFYFNQPMERLSVEGAFRGSPPLAGRFEWLDDATVRFIPDQPWAPGTEIEITLETSARAANGKALQETISLRYRVATALKVAERIPAPNSEDIRPDSAIVVTFNRPIVPLGADPAGLPAAFTLSPIAEGRGEWLNTSTYIFYPEPALQGGQTYTVQINPDLQSIEGLPLELNNLQPAEWQFTTALPRVISITYPRNPDTEQLELQGEITLTFNQPMDTASVAENLRLLDPQSNPVSGKVEWNEEKTVFTFKPDQWLSRNAVYTLTLASETRSRGGQPLGSPYTLSMLTLQDFALSTTRPAPGDLMNINYGYGYGTLTFTSPLDPEQDLKKLIRFDPPVTSLDIHYESKYSIGYFGIFSPSTTYTIFVDSNLRDRYGQVLGTPLALKMTTNKLPPSLILEAPADYSQIVFLPAGNPVTPARVTGLSSVRFSFTELSVDEFMTSMVLGEAPSYKQRRSFTRTFDVAPNQSQRVNLNVSPDGNPLPPGIYWLFSAAPGADQSASSNYYLISSRIHLTLKVSPDQAHLWAVSLPDESPVAGLRISIGQASQNEWTNLGECTTDAQGICTVDLPYFEEPPSYLFATSGSPGSADFSIATTEMRAAVPPWEAGISQAYYARREFVYLYTDRPIYRPGQTVYFKGIFRYQNDYRYTLPEPGEVEVQLLSPYDGLGTRSPASTMRLTLSPNGTLSGEFNLPDDALEGWYSIEIPEWKASKSFQVAYYRKPLFELTLSPQSPEILLGEDFLTTLSATYYFGAPVSDLEFRWTLKAISEMSYLPGGYHAGSYDAGWLRMYKGVMYPFTYIADGSGTTGKNGTAQIRVTPEQFAQLNPTQRHRLILEVYMSDESQLRLSAQTEVVLHPEPFEIGAKPEAWSVRASEPAGFSILTVDWEGNPTGNLDLSAVFSRVEWQAVESNAPYGRPEYERILTPVARTDLRTDEKGRARVEFTPLEAGIYMLTLQGGHALTEVMIWVSGAGAPLSSPSPDRGIPIDKDAREYTPGDNAVLSIPNPFNEDTLALITVERGRVLRSYVVRLESGIATFRLPIEERDAPKVFASVILLGRTSDGQPDYRAGYVEIPVKPNALLLNVEIGLPPSPVAPGQEVTLEVKLSDSEGIPVQGEFSLAMVDKAVLALSPEKEPTIEEMFYGEVYLLVRTHLPLAHFIPHQIEVSMGRGGGGGGGGEMAVSPETRSRFEDTAVWFATVETDAQGRASLPVRLPDNLTTWVVDVRGVTGDSQVGSSTAELIVSRPVLVMPVIPRFLVVGDHLQIGALVANNTPQARTAQVSLNAAGLTLDDPAQATQTVELPANGRTRVDWWVRVEDVASIDPIFRVVTDEYSDATRSELAPIPVLRFTAYQTYASAGVLAQGGERLEVVSLPRTFQPTGGELRIELSPSLAGSVLSGLEAFKAYPTDWNETVVSRLMANLATYRALKDFNLPTPDLQNRLEKAIRADLRSLIQNERYNGYWGWMPDAYEGDPRLTAYALLALHLAAQQDYAVDESLIQRVRNWLAENHGGVEINEETDTFTLENTAFQGYVLSLWGDDPVGLTSLYWLRNRLSPAGQTFLALAMENLNPGDENAKTLIQELLAGAQRSASGAFWQSMEASSFIGQTPISNTAVVVYGLSRFEPSSALIPDAVRYLVMNRQPDGGWYCSYDTAWAILALTEALRSTGDLRANFAYSAELNGSVVALGSASTPADALNPVTAAIPLSGLLPDSPNALRIRREPGDGRLYYRTYLAVGRDAAEAPPVSRGLFVQREYFDSTQPCTEQVCQPVIEITRGLSTELLVRLTVTVPQDLYNVVVEDTFPAGTEALNPRLKTSQVPPNPESPIYDLQSPLREGWGWWWFNQPRISDQTIRWFASYLPAGTYTLIYRLIPTFGGEFQVIPARAYSVYFPEIEGRSSGNLLVIR
- a CDS encoding ABC transporter substrate-binding protein produces the protein MLQKFEQEHGVKVHYRTYDSLEEAVSVIRAGERVDVANLDVRYIPALKEAGLLLPLRQDRLPNYKNISADFRFLVFDPENHYSIPYNWGITGLLVRIDLLPRPVSRWSDLWDITLTPQVALYRGEKRELAGIALKSLGYSVNTENPVELEQAFQRLAELKQRAVFIEDLGLTSPLELVLEGETPLAMAFAYDWVEAEQQTGEVTMVLPEEGALLWYESFVIPRSCADQDAAELFLNYLMRPEIAAEIADFNHYATPNVAAWELIAPQVRQNPLIFPDNTILERSEMILPLSPQGESFHDELWQRYIDTP
- a CDS encoding HAD family hydrolase, which encodes MNWKAFIFDMDGTLLDNMAFHIEIWREFLHSLGVKLDEKEFLQRAVGRTNADILRDFVNPDLSDEEIRALGKQKEALYRSRFRPLMREVPGLTRLLARAKQKGIRIALATSAGVENARFVLEGLDIESYFDVLVTGDQVTQGKPHPEIFLKAAERLSIHPSEGLVFEDSPLGLEAAHRAGMASIALSTTYPPEHLMTLPGVLAVVPDYDTLFLRDGHLGEFFHSFSG
- a CDS encoding sensor domain-containing diguanylate cyclase; translation: MRLRVLPPPFYRSLRLQMMAWLGTLLLVVFVVMGYLIYTFLRMHQESLWSAHLQDINRQAVSNIESYLRVYERALRTLSVLNPQDEHTFAAAQQILKEYTAFKEIVWVDEAGRVILHEASGAPIMGNLFTVRQSLWFQTALRGERYLSGAQPVENEGFILLMALPGERGGVLAGVISLDTLQHGVKPYSSDPLVNTWIVDQNGEILVHPDLDWIRVSIREKPLYVGLNLKGAVGWSGRVTGLRGEEVLLVAAPVGETSWIVFSEVPFSRVRSASWQAVFVLGVGILMFIIGIAFWSRWYLKLLIFTPLSNLRQAIGQMERGECNINLNLDREDELGDLASAFQTMFQQIQEREAQLEERHQALELETARRKHAMLELQRMAEQLEERVKVRTAELEREIAERRQTEQELRLNLQRLELLNRLLNVHNPENMLEEMCRVLAQALNASLTLLLIREHSNARLQVRGAFLQGEASLMERMDQQSDALFRVFHGNHNRVSSIAISRLDSQPPFLSELVNLQVEHLLLLRQTPAGAAEAFLVVGRGRHQPFEPVEIQTLEVVASGVLQVIELALLYASLNDELTERRRIETLLVHQNTRDTLTGLYNRRVFEERIGYRAPHTMPVCLIVLDLDHLKRVNDTFGHTSGDEYIRLVAQAIQASVRSEDMAARIGGDEFVVILNGADESAGEAVMQRIQESLQSMLDPQNPVARMVRVSMGLAVSQPGEPLLETYRRADTAMYAQKQAHRREETADYL
- a CDS encoding cyclase family protein; protein product: MPVLKFSRVVELSHPIHPEIPQWQGDPPVIFTPHTDIPSSGYFLRAFSMGEHSGTHLNAPASFITGGRGVDEIPAGQLLLPAVVISITEKARANPDYALSLEDITRWEQHHGEIPAGALVLLHTGWSQFWNDPQRYYGLDEQHNTHFPGFDTQCARFLMTQRGAAGLGCDTPGVEPAWDIHFSVNRCIAEHDGLALENLTNLQELPPIGAWVFIGRLALKDGSGSPICVLGLTP